The Streptomyces sp. NBC_01298 genome contains the following window.
GCGAGGGCGCCCTCACCATCCCCGGCTACACGATGGAGGGCTGGTACGGCCGCATCTTCAGCGGCTCCGGCTTCTTCGACATGGACAAGCCGATCCGCAAGTACACCAAGCGCGAGCTGAGCGACCTGCTCCACAAGGAACCGACGAAGATCAAGGTCGAGGGGATCAACCTCACCTACGAGGGCATCATCCCGAAGCTCCAGAAGTCGATGCTGTCGAAGGACGTGGAGGCGCTGCAGCCGCACATCCGGGCGTTCGTGAAGCGTGCGGTGACCTTCACCGTCTGTCCCGACTGCGAGGGCACCCGACTCAGCGCGGGGGCGCGGTCCTCGAAGATCAAGAAGATCAGCATCGCCGACGCCTGCGCGATGCAGATCAGCGACCTGGCCAAGTGGGTCCGTGACCTCGACGAGCCCTCGGTGGCCCCGCTCCTGGCGTCGCTGCGCCAGACCCTGGACTCGTTCGTGGAGATCGGGCTGGGCTACCTGTCCCTGGACCGGCCCTCGGGCACGCTGTCGGGTGGCGAGGCCCAGCGCGTCAAGATGATCCGCCACCTCGGCTCCTCGCTCACCGACGTCACCTACGTGTTCGACGAGCCCACCGTCGGCCTGCACCCCCACGACATCCAGCAGATGAACCGCCTCCTGCTGCGGCTGCGCGACAAGGGCAACACGGTGCTCGTCGTGGAGCACAAGCCGGAGACGATCGCGATCGCCGACCACGTCGTCGACCTCGGCCCCGGCGCGGGACAGGGCGGCGGCACCATCTGCTTCGAGGGCACCGTCGAGGGGCTGCGGGCGGGCGACACCATCACGGGCCGGCACTTCGGAGACCGCGCGAGCCTCAAGGAAACGGTGCGCGAGCCCAACGGGAAGCTGGAGATCCGCGGCGCGAAGACGCACAACCTGCGGGGCGTCGACGTCGACGTACCGCTCGGGGTGCTCGTCGTGGTCACCGGCGTGGCGGGCTCCGGCAAGAGCTCGCTCGTGCACGGCTCGATCCCGGCCAGCGAGGGCGTCATCTCGGTGGACCAGGGCGCGATCCGCGGTTCGCGCCGGAGCAACCCGGCGACGTACACGGGCCTGCTCGAGCCGATCCGCAAGGCCTTCGCCAAGGCCAACGGCGTGAAGCCGGCCCTCTTCAGCGCCAATTCCGAGGGCGCCTGCCCCGGCTGCAACGGTGCGGGGGTCGTCTACACCGACCTGGCGATCATGGCCGGCGTCTCGACCGTCTGCGAGGAGTGCGAGGGCAAGCGCTTCCACGCCTCGGTCCTGGAACACCACCTCGGCGGCCGCGACATCAGCGAGGTCCTCGCGATGCCGGTCACCGAGGCCGCCGAGTTCTTCGGCGAGGGCGAGGCGCGCACCCCGGCCGCGCACAAGATCCTGGAGCGGCTGGCGGACGTCGGGCTGGGCTACCTCAGCCTCGGGCAGCCGCTGACCACCCTCTCCGGGGGCGAGCGGCAGCGGCTCAAGCTGGCCACGCACATGGGGGAGAAGGGCGGGGTCTACGTACTGGACGAGCCGACCGCGGGCCTGCACCTCGCCGACGTCGAGCAGCTCCTCGGGCTCCTCGACCGGCTCGTCGACTCCGGCAAGTCGGTGATCGTGGTCGAACACCACCAGGCGGTCATGGCGCACGCCGACTGGATCATCGACCTCGGCCCCAGCGCCGGTCACGACGGCGGCCGGATCGTCTTCGAGGGCACACCGGCCGCCCTCGTCGAAGGCCGCGCCACCCTCACCGGCGAGCACCTCGCGACCTACGTGGGCGCCTGACCGCGTCCGCCGGCGGGTTCCCCGTCGCTGCGGCGGGGTGCCTGCCCCCATGGCGGACGCTCCGAGGCCCTTCCGGACCGGGTCGGCGTCCGCCAGCGCGCGACCTCGGAGGCGTACCAGGTCAGGGTGCGCACACCTCGCCCGGCCCGGGGAGCGGTCCCTCAGAGGCTCACGACGGTGACCTCGGTCGCCTTCACGCTGGTCCACACCGCGGCGCCGTCGACGATGCCCAGTTCGGCGGCGGCCTCGGGGGTGATCTCCGCGACCAGGTCGGGTGCCTGGTCCGAGCCGACCAGTACGCGCAGCCGGCTGCCGACCGCGGTGATCTCCCGTACGGTGCCGGGCCATACGTTACGAGGGCTGCCGCCCGGGCGGTCCCGGTGCACGGACACCGCCTCGGGGGCGATGATCGCGAGCGCCCGCACCCCTTCGGGCAGCGCCTCGGCCACCACCAGGCGGCCCCCGGCGGCGAGTTCCAGACCGTCGGCCGTGGCCGTGCCGGGCCAGGCGTTGCGCCCCAGCATCCGGGCTACCCACGGGGACCGCGGATGCCGGGTCACCTCGGAGGGCGGGGCGTCCTGCAAGGTCCGCCCGTCGGAGAGTACGAGGACCCGGTCGGCCAGGGACACGGCCTCGACGGGGTCGTGCGTGACGATCAGGCAGACCCCGCCGAAGCCGGCCAGATGGGTGCGCAGGGTGTGCCGGACACGGGCGCGGGTGGTCTGGTCGAGGGCGGCGAGGGGCTCGTCGAGCAGGAGCAGCCGGGGCCGGGCGGCCAGCGCGCGGGCCAGCGCCACCCGCTGGGCCTGCCCGCCGGAGAGCTGGGCGGGCTTGCGGTGGGCGAGGTGCCCGACGCCGAGCCGGTCCAGCCAGGCCTGCGCCTCCGCCCGGGCCGCGGCCCGGGGCACCCGACGGGCGCGCAGCCCGTACGAGGTGTTGGCGAGCGCGCTCAGGTGCGGGAACAGCGCCCCGTCCTGGGGGACCCAGGCGACCTGGCGCCGGTGCGGGGGCAGGTCGGTCACGTCGGCGTCGCCGAGGCGGAGTTCGGCGTGGGCGCGGGGGGTCAGTCCGAGCAGGGCCCGGAGGAGGGTGGTCTTGCCCGCGCCGTTCTCGCCGACTACGGCGATGGTGGTGCCGGGTTCGGCGTCGAGGGTGAGCTCGTTGAAGCCGGTCACGGTGGCGTGCAGCGGCCAGTGCCCGCCGTCGGCCGGAGCCTCGGGGGACACCGGGGTCCCGGGGGAGCCGGGAACCGGGGACGGTACGGGGAGCACCGGGACCGCGGACGGTAGGGGGAGCACCGGGACCACGGGGACCAGTGGGGCCGGGCCGGCGGTCTCCTCGGAGTCCACCGGCGCGCCGGATTCCTTGCGGGCGGCGGGGGCTCCCGTCCACCGCCCGCGCAGGGCGATGAGTACGGCCATGGCGATCGCGAGCAGCAGCAGGGACACGGAGGTGGCGGCCTCGGGCTGGTCCTGGAGCAGCAGGTAGACCTGGAGCGGCAGGGTCTGGGTGGTGCCCGGGAGGTTGCCCGCGAAGGTGATGGTGGCACCGAACTCGCCGAGCGCCCGGGCCCAGGTCAGCGCGGCTCCGGCGATCAGGCCCGGGGCCACCATCGGCAGCGTCACGGTGAAGAACACGCGCAGCGGCGTGGAACCCAGGGAGGCGGCGGTCTCCTCGTAGCTCGGCTTGAGCCCGCCGAGCGCGCCCTCCAGGCTGATCACGAGGAAGGGCATCGCGACGAAGGTGGCCGCGATGACCGCGCCGGAGGTGTGGAAGGGCAGCGTGATGCCGAAGGTGCCCTCCAGCCAGGGTCCGAGCAGCCCGCGGCGGCCGAAACCGAGCAGCAGGGCGACACCGCCGACCGTGGGCGGCAGCACCATGGGGAGCAGGACCAGCGAGCGCACGAGCGCCTTGCCCGTGAACTCGACGCGGGCCAGCAGCCAGGCCAGCGGCACCCCGAGGAGGAGGGAGAGGCCGAGGGCCCACAGGGACACGACCAGCGAGAGCCGGAGCGCCTCGACCACACCGGGGCTGGTGAGGTGCGCGCCGAGATCGCGCCACTGGGTGCGGCTGAGGATGCCGACGAGCGGCATCAGCAGGAACGCCACGGCGAGCAGCGCGGGGAGCGCCAGAGCCACGGGGGGCCGGGCGCGGCGGGTACGGAGTCTGCTCATGTGGGTTCCTGGCCGGGGATGTCGGGACGTCGCCGGGGCGAGGTCGGGACGCCCGGGCCGCGTGTGAAGGGTAATGCGCGGACGGCGAACGGAGGGGGACCGCCCGTCCCCCCGGACCGGGCGGTCCCCCTCCGTTCGCCGCTGCCGGCAGGCGGTTACGGCTTCTGGAAGCCCGCGTCCTGGAGGATCTTCTGGGCCTCCGGGGTGCTCAGCCACGCCACGAACGCGGCCGCGGCCTCGGCGTTCTTGGAACCCTTGAGCGAGGCGGCCGGGTACGAGGCCACGGCGTTCTCGGCGTCCGGGATCTCCACGACGGCGACCTTGTCACCGGACTTGAGGGTGTCGGTCTTGTAGACGAGACCGGCGTCGGCCTCGCCCAGCTCGACCTTGCTCAGCACGGCGCGGACGTTGGGCTCCTGGGAGACCGGCTTCACCTCGATCTTCTGGGCGTCGAGGATCTGCTTGCTGTAGCGGCCGACCGGAACCTCGGGCGCGGCCAGTACGACCTTGATCTTGGTGTCGGCGAGGTCCTTGAGGCCGGCGATCTTGAACGGGTTGCCCTTGCCGGTGGCGATGACCAGACGGTTCTTGGCGATGATCGCCGGGTCGTTGGTCTCGCCCAGCAGGCCCGTCATGGTCTTGGTGTCGGCGGTGACCAGAGCGTCGGCCGGGGCACCCTGCTTGACCTGGGCGGCGAGCTCCTGCGAACCCGCGAACGAGAAGGTGATCTTGGTGCCGGGGTGTGCCTTCTCGTACGCCGCGCCGGCGGTCTTGAACACGTCGGTGAGGGAGGCCGCGGCCAGGACCGTCAGGTTCGCGGCCTTGGGCTCGGCGGACGCGGGCGCGGAGGCGCTCGGGGAGGCGGCCGTGTCCTTCTTGTCGTCGCCGCTGCCGCAGGCGGCGAGCGCCGGCACGAGCAGGGCGGCGGAGAGGGTGAGCGCGGCGGTGCGGCGGTTCAGGGGCAGGAACGGGGACATGGGCTGGTGCTCCTCGGTGGGGTCGGCGGCCGGCCTGGTGCCGGATCCGCGCGGTGGTGACCCGCGCCGGTGACGGGCGGAGCGGGTGGGGGCGCGTCGTACTGAGCGGTGGTGCGGAGCGGGGTCAGGCGCGGTCGATGTGCACGCTGGTCGACTTCACGCGGGCGGTGGCCCGCATGCCGACCCGCAGGCCGAGTTCGTCGACCGCCTCCCGGGTCAGCAGGGAGACCAGGCGGTGGGGACCGGCCTGGATCTCGACCTGGGCGGCCACGTCGCCGAGCTTGACGGCGGTGACGATGCCCGGGAAGGCGTTGCGGGCCGAGGTGTGGGTCTCGCCCTCCTCGGTGTGGGCCCCCTGGCCCGCCTCGATGGAGAAGGCGGCCAGGGCACGACCGTCGATCAGCCGGCGACCGCTCTCGTCGCGATGGGTCGCGACACGGCCGGCGTCGGCCCAGCGGCGGGCGGTGTCGGGGCTGACGCCCAGAAGGCGGGCCGCCTGACCGATGGTGTAGGACTGCATGTGCGACAAGGTAGGGGCACGTGTGCGGCATTTGCAATTCCATTGGGATGATATCCATGGCAGGTGCCAATGTGTTGTCGGAACTGCCAAAGGGTGCTCCGTTTCCGCGGGCTCGGCCCGCCCGGCTCGTCTCGCTAGAGTCGGTGCATGGCTGAAGAGGGAACCGCGGGTGCGGGGTCGGCGCGGGTCGACGTGTGGATCTGGTCGGTCCGGCTGACGAAGACGCGCGCGATCGCCGCCACGGCGTGCCGGGCGGGACACGTGCGGGTCAACGGGGAGCGCGCGAAGCCGGCCCAGGCGGTGCGGGCCGGGGACGAGGTGCGCCTGTTCCATGCGGGGCGCGAGCGCATCGTGGTGGTCCGGCGCCCGGTCTCCAAGCGGGTCGGCGCCCCGGCCGCCGCGGAATGCCTGACGGACAACAGCCCGCCGCCGCCGACCCCGGTGGAGGCGGCGGTGGTCGGCATCCGCGACCGCGGCGCGGGCCGCCCGACGAAGCGCGAACGCCGCGAGATCGAAACCCTGCGCGGCGGCCGGTAGGGCGGCAGCGGGCGCACCGCCTGCCCCGGGGGTCCGGAGGGCCCGGCCGGTCCCGGCTGGCCCCGGAGGCCTCCGCTGCTCCCGGCCGGTCCGCGTCGGGCCCGCCGGTCTCCGCTGCTCCTGGCCGGTCCCGCTGGTAAGCGGCGCTCCCCGCCGGTCCCGGTGGGGGCTCGCTGGAACCTGCCGGTCTCCGCCGGTCCCGGTGGGGGCTCGCTGGAACCTGCCGGTCTCCGCCAGCCCCGGTCGGTCCCCGTCGCCCCTGCTGCTCCCCGCTGCTCCCGGCCGGTCCCCGGCCTCCGCCGGCCTCCGCTGGTCCCCGCCGGTCCCCGGCAGCGAGAGGCGGCGCCCGGGGTGCCCGGGATGTCGGCCCGGCGGGCGTGCCTGCGCCGTATGTGTCGGCTTATCGATATCCCAGCGCAGCCGCCGCGCGGCCCCGCTCGCCCGGGGAAAATTTCTGCAAGCGATTGCGCCGCTTCTCTCCATAAAGGGTCCATGAGTGCTGCCCCGATGTGTGCGGTGGCGAGATTTCCGGTTCACAAGGGCTTCACGTGCTGGTGACAGCCCGCTAACCTCCCCGCAAAACCTTGCGGCAAGTTTTCAATGCCGCGGAGCCGCAGGGCTGTTGGGCCCCGCTTCGAGGAGCAGACCTTGAGATCATGTACGCGCTCACACCCCAGAGGGCGGTCCACCGCCCTGGCCCTGGCCGTCGCGGGAAGTCTGGCGGCCGCGCTGCCCGCCGCCGGGGCCTCGATCGCCGAGGCGGCCCCCGCCGCCGTGACGGCGGCCGGCGACGGCACGGCGACGGTCTTCTACTACACCAAGACCCGCAACTGGACTGCCTACAACCTGCATTGGGCACCCGACGGCGGTAGCTGGACCACCGCGCCCGGCACCGGGATGGAAGCCGCCTGTACCGACTGGGTGAAGAAGACCGTCAGCCTCGGCTCGGCCGCCGGCCTTCAGGCGACCTTCAACAACGGCCAGGGGACCTGGGACAACAACGGGGGCAAGAACTACGCCCTGGGCACCGGGGTCATCACCGTCAAGGACGGGGTCGTGGCGCACAGCGACCCCTGCGCCGCGGACCCGGGGGGCGGCACGGGCACCGGCGCGAGCGCCACCGTCTACTACGCGACGACGACCGTCGGCTGGCCGACCGTCAATCTGCACTGGGCCCCGACCGGCGGCGCCTGGACCACCGCCCCCGGCACCGGAATGGACCCGGCCTGCACGGGCTGGGTGAAGAAGACGGTGTCGCTCGGCTCGGCCGCCGGTCTCGCCGGGACCTTCAACAACGGCAACGGCACCTGGGACAACAACAACGGCAGGAACTACGCCCTCGGCACGGGCCTGTCCACGGTGAAGGACACCACGGTCACCGCGAACGCCGCGGACCCGTGCGCCGCCGCCGTCCCCGACACCACCGCGCCCACCGTGCCCGCCGGCCTCCGGGCGGCCGCGACCGACGTGTCCACCGTCGTGACCTGGGACGCCGCCACGGACGACCGGGGAGTGACCGGCTACCAGGTCACCCGCTCGGGCGGCACCAAGGGCACCGTGGTCACCTCGGTCACCTCCACGGTCCTCACCGAATCCAGCCTGGAGGAGCGCACCGCCTACTCCTACACGGTCAAGGCGGTGGACGCGGCCGGGAACGCCTCCGCCTCTTCGGCCGCGGCCGTCGCCACCACCGGAACCCGGCCCCCGGCCCCCGCCGGATCCGCGCCGCTGGGCGGAGACCCGCGCAAGGACCCGATCTACTTCGTCCTCACCGCCCGCTTCAACGACGGTGACGGCGCCAACAACCGGGGCGGCAGCCAGGACGTGAAGTCCGGGAACGCCGCCAACAACGACCCCATGTTCCGGGGGGACTTCAAGGGTCTGGTCGAGAAGCTCGACTACGTCAAAGCCCTCGGCTTCTCCGCGATCTGGATCACCCCGGTCGTCCTGAACCGCTCGGACTACGACTACCACGGCTATCACGGCTACGACTTCTACAAGGTCGATCCCCGCCTGGAATCGGCGGGCGCCTCCTATCAGGACCTCATCAACGCCGCCCACGCCAAGGGCGTCAAGATCTACCAGGACGTGGTCTACAACCACAGTTCCCGCTGGGGCGCCAAGGGCCTGTTCACCCCCACCGTCTACGGCGTGCGCGACGCGCAGTGGTCCTGGTACTACGACGAGAAGCAGGCCGGCTTCGAGTACGACGGCCTCACCGTGGACCCCAAGAGCGGAAAGTCTTACTACAACGGCGACTTGTGGTCGACCGCCGAGCCGTCCGGCAACACCTGCGTCAACTGGGGCGTGGCCACGCAGTACAAGAGCGCCGAGGGCTACACGATCTACAACTGCCAATGGCCCAATCCCACCTCGGGCATGTTCCCCAAGGCCCTGTTCCACCAGTGCTGGATCGGCAACTGGGAGGGTGAGGACGCCCGCTCCTGCTGGATCCACGAGGACCTCGCCGACTTCAACACCGAGAACGCGGCCGTCCAGAACTACCTCATAGGCGCCTACAACAAGTACATCGACATGGGCGTCGACGGCTTCCGCGTGGACACGGCCGTGCACATTCCCCGCGTCACCTGGAACCGCCGCTTCCTGCCCGCCATCCAGCAGCGCTTGGCCCAGCAGTTCGGCGCCCAGAAGGCCCAGGACTTCTACGTGTTCGGCGAGGTCGGCTCCTTCGTGAACGACAAGTGGAACCGTGGATCGGCCAACCAGTCGGCCCAGTACTACACCTGGAAGGAATCGGCGACGTACAGCGCGGACGACGCCACCGCCGCGGTCCAGCAGTACACGACCGACAACGATCCGGCGAAGCAGCCGACCAGCACCAACGCCTTCCTCAACGGGAACCTCTACCACGCCCCCGACCACAGCAAGTTCTCCGGCATGAACGTCATCGACATGCGCATGCACATGAACTTCGGCGACGCGAACAACGCCTTCCAGAACGGCAAGGACTCCGACGACAGCTACAACGACGCCACCTACAACGTCGTCTATGTCGACAGCCACGACTTCGGCCCCGGCAAATCCTCCACCCGTTACGCGGGCGGCACCGAGGCCTGGGCCGAGAACATGTCCCTGATGTGGACCTTCCGCGGCATCCCGACCCTGTACTACGGCTCCGAGATCGAGTTCCAGGCCGGCAAGCAGATCGACTGCGGCCCGACCTGCCCGCTCGCCGGCACCGGCCGCGCGTACTACGGGGACAAGATCGCGGGGACGGTCACCGCCTCCGGCTTCTCGAAGGTCGCCACCGCCACCGGGCCGGTCGCCACCACCCTCGAAGCTCCCCTGGTGAAGCACCTCCAGCGGCTGAACGAGATCCGCCGCGCCGTGCCCGCGCTCCAGATGGGCCAGTACTCCACCGAGGGCGTCTCGGGGGGCATGGCCTTCAAGCGCCGCTACACCGACACCGCCACCGGAGCGGACAGCTTCGCCCTGGTGGCCGTCACCGGCGCCGCCACGTACACGGGCGTACCCAACGGCACGTACAAGGACGCCGTCACCGGCGACGTGAAGACCGTCTCCAACGGCACCCTGTCCGTCCCGGCCCCCGGCAAGGGCAACCTACGGGTCTACGTGCTCGACCTGGGCGGCAGCAATGCCGCCCCCGGCAAGGTGGGCACCTCCGGCCCCTACCTGAAGTAGCGGGGGAGCGGCGGGGCGGGGCGCCATCCCGCCCTGCCGCTCGTGCAAGTGTTCGAATGGCGCGTTATCCTGGACCCATGCACGCACTCCAGGGTTCGCTCTTCGATCAGGGTGACGAGGTCCGGGTCGGCCCGCCGGTGGGCGTCCGGCGCACCGAGCTGGGGGCCGGGGCCTGGGTCGATCACCTGCCGGGCTGGCTGACCGGCGCCGACGCGCTGTTCGAGCGGCTCGCTGCGGACGTCCCGTGGCACGCCGAGCGGAGGCGGATGTACGAGCGGGAGGTGGCGGTCCCGCGGCTGCTCGCGCACTACGGCGAGGCCGACCCGCTGCCGCACCCCGCCCTCACCGAGGCGCGGGACGTGCTGAGCCGTCACTACGCCCCCGAGCTGGGCGAACCCTTCGCCACGGCGGGCCTGTGCCTCTACCGCGACGGGCGCGACAGCGTCGCCTGGCACGGCGACCGGACCGGCCGCTCCGCCACCGAGGACACGATGGTCGCCATCCTCTCGGTGGGCGACCCCCGCGACCTGGCCCTGCGCCCCCGCGACGGCGGCCCCACCCTGCTCCGCCTCCCCCTGGGTCACGGCGACCTGGTGGTGATGGGCGGCTCCTGTCAGCGCACGATGGAGCACGCCGTTCCCAAGACGGCCCGTCCGGTCGGCCCCCGCGTCAGCGTCCAGTTCCGCCCGCGCGGGGTCAGCTGAGCCGGAGGGCCCTACGTCGCGTCGAGTTCCTTGGGCGGGCGGGCCGCCGAGGCCGCCGCGTGGAGGGAGCGCAGGGCCAGGAGCAGGACGCCGATGTCGTCCAGGTAGACCGGGTCGGGGATCAGGTCCACCGGGGAGACCGTGTACGCCACGGCGACCCAGAACAGGGCCTTGTCGCGCAGGGGGATGCCCGCGTCGCGCAGGAGCTTGCGGGCCGCGAAGACCCGTACGAGGAGCACGGCCGCGGTGACCGCCAGGCCGGCCGCCACCACCCCCGCCACGACGAGCCAGACCGTCGTCGCGTCCATCAGGCGCCCTGCGTCCGCAGCCGGCGGCTGACCTCGCCGAGCCCGTCCGCGAGCGCGTCGAGCTGCTCGGGGGTGAGGACGTCCACCAGGACCTCCCGCACCGTGGTCACGTGCCCCGGCGCGGCTTCCGTCAGCCGTGCGCGGCCCGCCTCGGTGAGGACGGCGTAGATCCCGCGGACGTCGGACGGGCAGGTGCGGCGGCGGACCAGTCCCGCCTTCTCCATCTGCGTGACCTGGTAGGTCAGGCCGCTCTTGGAGTTGACGAGCCCGTTGGCGAGTTCCGTCATGCGCAGCTCGCCCTCCGGCGCCCGGGCGAGCCGTACGAGGATCTCGTACTGCGGGTGGGAGAGTCCGGAGTCGTCCTTGAGCTGCTGATCGAGGCGGCGGCCGACCAGGGCGGAAGCGGCCAGGAACCCCTGCCAGGCACGCATTTCGCGGTCGTCCAGCCATTTCGTTTCAGCCATGGATCCAGGCTACATGTGCCGTTCCAATTTGAATCAGCGGTGGATGCGGGGTTAGGGTCACTGCATCGTTCGAATTTGAACAACCTGCCCCTCGGGCCGCCCGACCGGAAGGACCTTCCCATGACCAGCCCCTCCGTCACCACGCCGAAGCCGCGAACCGGCGAGCAGGCCGCGCCCCTCGCGCGCGCCTCCGCCGCCGCGCTGTCCACCCCGGCCCACGACGTCGGCCTGCTCCTCCTGCGCGTGGTCCTCGGTCTGACCATGGCCGGCCACGGCGTCCAGAAGCTCTTCGGCTGGTTCGGCGGCGGCGGCATCAGCGGCACCGGCCAGTTCTTCACCGCCAGCGGATACCCGGCGGGCGACGCCATGGCCGTCCTCGCCGGCCTGACCGAAACCCTCGGCGGGCTCGGCCTCGTGCTCGGGCTGCTCACGCCGCTGGCGGGTGCCGCCCTGGTCGGCACCATGATCAACGCGATGGCGGTGAAGGGCACCGGCTCCTTCTTCGCCCCGCAGGGCATCGAGTACGAGCTCCTGCTCACCGCCGGCGCCGCCGCCCTCGCGCTCACCGGTCCCGGCCGGTACGCTCTCGACCGTTTCCTGCCCGTCCTGCGCGGCCACCGCCTCGCCCACGGCGCCCTCGCGGTCGGCCTCGGCGTCGTCACCGCGGGCGTGCTGCTCCTCGTGCGGAGCTGAACGGAATCGAGCCG
Protein-coding sequences here:
- a CDS encoding DoxX family protein, producing MTSPSVTTPKPRTGEQAAPLARASAAALSTPAHDVGLLLLRVVLGLTMAGHGVQKLFGWFGGGGISGTGQFFTASGYPAGDAMAVLAGLTETLGGLGLVLGLLTPLAGAALVGTMINAMAVKGTGSFFAPQGIEYELLLTAGAAALALTGPGRYALDRFLPVLRGHRLAHGALAVGLGVVTAGVLLLVRS